One window from the genome of Candidatus Didemnitutus sp. encodes:
- a CDS encoding DUF1573 domain-containing protein: MHRLLTTCLLAATLASNARGGALEWSPAQLTARLAPGQEEIALTFHVRNTGPAPVTINAVEPSCGCTTAAVEPRVIPVGGTAQLHATYRAGGRSGTVHRDIVVKSDAGRDTVSFAIEHPVWFKLDRPSLVWAPRTPRTEQTVRLELADGIAARLDAPRVEKSGAFSARLEADPTAPGNYLIRVAPLADTSPLFSPIAVPVAFADGRTATITLHAALR, from the coding sequence ATGCATCGCCTCCTGACCACCTGCCTCCTCGCCGCCACGCTCGCGTCCAACGCGCGCGGCGGCGCCCTCGAGTGGAGCCCCGCGCAACTCACCGCGCGCCTCGCTCCCGGTCAGGAGGAAATCGCGCTCACCTTCCACGTGCGCAACACCGGCCCCGCACCGGTCACGATCAACGCCGTCGAACCCTCCTGCGGCTGCACCACCGCCGCCGTGGAACCGCGCGTCATTCCCGTCGGCGGCACCGCGCAACTCCACGCCACCTACCGCGCCGGCGGCCGCTCCGGCACCGTCCATCGCGACATCGTCGTCAAATCCGACGCCGGCCGCGACACCGTCTCCTTCGCCATCGAACATCCCGTCTGGTTCAAGCTCGACCGCCCGTCGCTCGTCTGGGCGCCGCGCACGCCGCGCACCGAGCAGACCGTCCGCCTCGAACTCGCCGACGGCATCGCCGCCCGCCTCGACGCGCCGCGCGTGGAAAAATCCGGCGCATTCTCCGCGCGCCTCGAAGCCGATCCGACCGCGCCCGGTAACTACCTCATCCGCGTCGCCCCGCTCGCAGACACGAGCCCGCTCTTCTCGCCCATCGCCGTGCCCGTCGCCTTCGCCGACGGCCGCACCGCCACGATCACGCTGCACGCCGCCCTTCGATGA
- a CDS encoding amidohydrolase family protein: MTARRSRPPAQKSPPPRRAAASDSAAPLEFFDCDLMLGSPLRTGLAGYDAASAVAELARCGVTQALVYGHALGPDAFATQNRIALDAASAQPRLHACVVLPQFPLRRGQRVLSLVRELVATGARAFRLEREVGPASGALELERFPDAAACWSLLARKRLPLFVPAAHFPVRDSRFAYGLDDVVALCRRHPTLPVVLLHAPYAIERQLYTALARAKNLHLAITRFGLFGQLESFVAEFGAERFLFGSGAPWNDPAIARGAVAYAALPLAQRRQIAGGNLRRLLRLP, from the coding sequence ATGACCGCCCGCCGCTCCCGACCTCCTGCCCAGAAATCCCCGCCACCGCGCCGCGCCGCCGCGAGCGATTCCGCCGCGCCGCTCGAATTCTTCGACTGCGACCTGATGCTCGGCTCGCCCCTGCGCACCGGCCTCGCCGGCTACGATGCCGCGAGCGCCGTCGCGGAGCTCGCCCGCTGCGGCGTCACCCAAGCCTTGGTCTACGGTCACGCCCTCGGCCCCGACGCCTTCGCCACGCAAAACCGCATCGCGCTCGACGCCGCCTCAGCCCAACCGCGTCTTCACGCCTGCGTCGTCCTGCCGCAATTCCCGCTCCGCCGCGGCCAACGCGTTCTCTCGCTCGTTCGCGAACTCGTCGCGACCGGAGCGCGCGCCTTCCGCCTCGAACGCGAGGTCGGGCCCGCTTCCGGCGCACTCGAACTCGAGCGCTTCCCCGACGCCGCCGCCTGCTGGTCCCTTCTCGCCCGGAAACGTCTCCCGCTCTTCGTGCCCGCCGCGCACTTTCCCGTCCGCGACTCGCGCTTCGCCTACGGCCTCGACGACGTCGTCGCACTCTGCCGCCGCCATCCCACGCTGCCCGTCGTCCTGCTCCACGCGCCCTACGCGATCGAGCGCCAGCTCTACACCGCACTGGCTCGCGCGAAGAATCTCCACCTCGCGATCACGCGCTTCGGACTCTTTGGGCAACTCGAGTCGTTCGTCGCCGAGTTCGGCGCCGAGCGCTTCCTCTTCGGCTCCGGCGCGCCGTGGAACGACCCCGCCATCGCGCGCGGCGCCGTCGCCTACGCCGCCCTGCCGCTCGCGCAACGCCGCCAAATCGCCGGCGGCAACCTCCGCCGCCTCCTCCGCCTGCCATGA
- a CDS encoding amidohydrolase family protein, giving the protein MNAPDLFAAAALAASPVERELILDIHAHVDAWSSPHDTVPYWPRSAVALLAAADRVGTRHLTFSHLNALRATLASDLEAAHADSEAVVRRSAGRLSAHLVLHPHFPRETAARLDALKPGEIFVGAKLHGELHDVRLQSRVLTPLLDRCEALRLSVLVHLHPADTIADLAAVARRHPRLNFLCAHLRPRPDEAATLFAAHANIFTDTSLSQSLPGAVEDFVAATGADRLLYGSDATYLSVGAQFAKVALARLPLETKRRVFAHNALRAFPLLSTHTGFPQSP; this is encoded by the coding sequence ATGAACGCGCCCGACCTTTTCGCCGCCGCCGCCCTCGCCGCCTCGCCGGTCGAGCGCGAACTGATTCTCGACATCCACGCCCACGTCGACGCGTGGTCCTCCCCTCACGACACGGTGCCCTATTGGCCCCGCTCCGCCGTGGCGCTTCTCGCCGCCGCCGACCGCGTCGGCACGCGCCACCTCACCTTCAGCCACCTCAACGCCCTCCGCGCCACGCTGGCCTCCGATCTCGAGGCCGCGCACGCCGACAGCGAAGCGGTCGTCCGGCGTAGCGCCGGTCGCCTCTCCGCCCACCTCGTGCTCCACCCGCATTTCCCGCGCGAGACCGCGGCGCGCCTCGATGCCCTGAAGCCGGGTGAAATCTTCGTCGGCGCCAAGCTCCACGGCGAACTGCACGACGTGCGTCTCCAATCCCGCGTGCTCACACCGCTCCTCGATCGTTGCGAAGCCCTCCGCCTGTCCGTGCTCGTTCACCTGCACCCGGCCGACACCATCGCCGACCTCGCCGCGGTCGCACGCCGCCACCCGCGCCTGAATTTCCTCTGCGCCCACCTTCGCCCGCGGCCCGACGAAGCCGCCACGCTCTTCGCCGCGCACGCGAATATCTTCACCGACACCTCGCTCTCGCAAAGCCTGCCGGGCGCGGTCGAGGACTTCGTCGCCGCCACCGGCGCCGACCGCCTGCTCTACGGCAGCGACGCCACCTACCTCAGCGTCGGCGCACAGTTCGCGAAGGTCGCCCTGGCCCGCCTGCCGCTCGAGACCAAGCGCCGCGTCTTCGCGCACAACGCCCTGCGCGCCTTTCCACTTCTCTCCACCCACACCGGTTTTCCTCAGTCGCCCTAA
- a CDS encoding TonB-dependent receptor: MKQSPPAPLPLVSRFTARSFGLLVGLALALPAIAQTAAPATATPPRGDTYSLDPFVVNADPSKYLASEVGTGSRYAVAIKDIPFPVTLLDRAMMDDFLAYDFNDAASFASSFSPSEGTGRFFMRGIASRSTYINGVRDTGLFGTAFVERIELIRGANAAIYGQTEPSGLRNVVLLKPRAKREVQARITVGTDDYSRYYFGANDVFADGKLALRVDAYREDSKQRAVHYWNSRQKGAYTAGRWQVTPKTTIEYSVETIESTTPSTITQPVAQDAVTKAVLGIVGVQDIAAFPREQYYGQTFVGSASFNKLKVNAGDLSISHTFNSHLSSRLVVNHGTRKQNVLGVNGTPVVDTVTLSTASLANKTSWIQYYEDLHERQTVAQLDVLAQFELGPTKHKLLATYDYLTVKNEDMVLAQVLPAERVDAADYTRIGPILSIPPYLTDSLRNRIDDRTIRGLLVSERAILFQDHLHLLIGARRDEIEQTLTPRKFTAGAQVLQTAQVQPKITATTLQSGLLFKPKENVSLYANYSESFNPGSATDLDYNGNPIGNQEGEGLEAGLKASLLDSHLNFTAGVFRIEKSNLPFTATNASGVSLPPASGVGSYKVTGAQRSQGVEFDLTYIPSRSWLLGVSYGKNNVHWAEISPLAPRSQSLVGRPPEGVPLENLAVTTRYEFATGALKGLNVRAAARYQGRAAISPSIVDASGNMFFIPSYTLWDFGIGYGWKALGFKHRLDVNVRNAFDQEYYRGGPFAGIPREFYLSYEVRF; encoded by the coding sequence ATGAAACAGTCGCCTCCCGCACCCCTGCCCCTCGTGAGTCGTTTCACCGCCCGTTCGTTCGGCCTTCTCGTCGGCCTCGCACTCGCACTCCCCGCGATCGCACAGACCGCTGCGCCGGCCACTGCCACGCCGCCCCGCGGTGACACCTACTCGCTCGATCCGTTCGTCGTGAACGCCGATCCGTCCAAATACCTCGCCTCCGAGGTCGGCACCGGCTCCCGCTACGCCGTCGCGATCAAGGACATTCCGTTCCCCGTCACGCTGCTCGACCGCGCGATGATGGACGACTTCCTCGCCTACGACTTCAACGACGCCGCGTCCTTCGCCAGCTCGTTCAGCCCGTCCGAAGGCACCGGCCGTTTCTTCATGCGCGGCATCGCCAGTCGTAGCACCTACATCAACGGCGTGCGCGACACCGGCCTCTTCGGCACCGCCTTCGTCGAGCGCATCGAACTCATCCGCGGTGCCAACGCCGCCATCTACGGCCAGACTGAGCCCTCCGGCCTGCGCAACGTCGTCCTCCTCAAACCGCGCGCCAAACGCGAAGTCCAAGCTCGCATCACCGTCGGCACCGACGACTACTCGCGCTACTATTTCGGTGCGAACGACGTCTTCGCCGACGGCAAGCTCGCGCTCCGCGTCGACGCCTACCGCGAAGACTCGAAGCAGCGCGCGGTCCACTACTGGAACTCCCGCCAGAAAGGCGCCTACACCGCCGGCCGCTGGCAGGTCACGCCCAAGACCACGATCGAATACAGCGTCGAGACCATCGAGTCCACCACGCCGTCCACCATCACGCAGCCCGTCGCGCAGGACGCCGTGACGAAAGCCGTCCTCGGCATCGTCGGCGTGCAGGACATCGCCGCCTTCCCACGCGAACAATACTACGGCCAGACCTTCGTCGGCTCCGCCAGCTTCAACAAACTCAAGGTCAACGCCGGCGACCTCAGCATCAGCCACACCTTCAACTCCCACCTCTCCTCGCGCCTCGTCGTCAACCACGGCACGCGCAAGCAAAACGTCCTCGGCGTAAACGGCACTCCCGTCGTGGACACCGTCACGCTGTCCACCGCCTCGCTCGCGAACAAGACCAGCTGGATTCAATACTACGAGGACCTCCACGAACGCCAGACGGTCGCCCAGCTTGACGTCCTCGCGCAGTTCGAACTCGGCCCGACCAAGCACAAGCTCCTCGCCACCTACGATTATCTGACGGTGAAAAACGAGGACATGGTCCTCGCCCAAGTCCTCCCCGCCGAGCGCGTCGACGCCGCAGACTACACGCGCATCGGGCCGATCCTCTCGATCCCGCCTTACCTCACCGACTCTCTCCGCAACCGCATCGACGACCGCACCATTCGCGGCCTCCTCGTCAGCGAGCGCGCCATCCTCTTCCAGGATCACCTGCACCTCCTCATTGGTGCCCGCCGCGACGAGATCGAGCAGACGCTCACGCCGCGCAAATTTACCGCCGGCGCCCAAGTCCTCCAGACCGCGCAAGTGCAGCCCAAGATCACCGCCACCACGCTCCAATCCGGCCTGCTCTTCAAACCCAAGGAAAACGTCTCGCTCTACGCCAACTACAGCGAGTCCTTCAATCCCGGCTCCGCCACCGACCTCGACTACAACGGCAATCCCATCGGCAATCAGGAAGGCGAAGGCCTCGAGGCCGGCCTCAAGGCCAGCCTCCTCGACTCGCACCTGAACTTCACCGCCGGCGTCTTCCGCATTGAGAAATCCAACCTTCCCTTCACCGCCACCAACGCCTCCGGCGTCTCGCTCCCACCCGCGAGCGGCGTGGGCAGCTACAAGGTCACCGGCGCACAGCGCTCCCAGGGCGTCGAGTTCGACCTCACCTACATCCCGTCGCGCTCCTGGTTGCTCGGCGTTTCCTACGGCAAGAACAACGTCCACTGGGCCGAGATCTCGCCGCTCGCCCCGCGCTCGCAATCGCTCGTCGGCCGCCCGCCCGAAGGCGTGCCGCTGGAAAACCTCGCCGTCACCACGCGCTACGAATTCGCCACCGGCGCGCTCAAGGGCCTCAACGTCCGCGCCGCCGCGCGCTACCAAGGTCGCGCCGCGATCTCACCGTCCATCGTGGACGCCTCCGGCAACATGTTCTTCATCCCGAGCTACACGCTCTGGGATTTCGGCATCGGCTACGGCTGGAAGGCGCTCGGCTTCAAGCACCGCCTCGACGTGAACGTCCGCAACGCCTTCGACCAGGAATACTATCGCGGCGGACCCTTCGCCGGCATCCCGCGCGAATTCTACCTCAGCTACGAAGTGCGCTTCTGA
- a CDS encoding aminotransferase class III-fold pyridoxal phosphate-dependent enzyme yields MPTVLSPNPAGLPRTRAWWQRACAVAPGGTHTISKRVGQFASADVFPAFLNKGHGAIVTDPDGNDYIDYIAALAPIILGYNHPEVNAAIRAQLDDGILFSLPGTLEVELAEKLRAIIPCAERVRLLKTGAEATAAAVRAARLVTGKGKILTCGYHGWHDWWAVTTKTGGIPPELAAYSIDFPFGDTAAFERKFTENKSELAAVILTPALYGAHPPTGFLETIRAHTAAAKIPLIFDEIITGFRWSLGGAQARYGVTPDLACFGKSMANGMPISALVGRAEWMDPIENNWISSTYSGELLSIRASLATIDVLSRDGFYPALHATAQALHDGFVAITRRTGVRLTHGDAVPAVVFQPVVPGLSLAQVQTIVLTHAAQHGVLLRRDPKGISLCLMAAHTPEQIAHTLAVIEEACGLLLAAPAARP; encoded by the coding sequence ATGCCCACCGTGCTCAGCCCTAATCCCGCCGGCCTCCCGCGCACTCGCGCGTGGTGGCAGCGCGCCTGTGCCGTCGCGCCCGGCGGCACGCACACCATCAGCAAACGCGTCGGCCAGTTCGCCTCCGCCGACGTGTTCCCCGCGTTCCTCAACAAGGGGCACGGCGCCATCGTCACCGATCCCGACGGCAACGACTACATCGACTACATCGCCGCGCTCGCCCCGATCATCCTCGGCTACAACCACCCCGAGGTGAACGCCGCCATCCGCGCCCAACTCGACGACGGCATCCTGTTCTCGCTGCCCGGCACGCTCGAAGTAGAACTCGCCGAAAAACTCCGCGCCATCATCCCCTGCGCTGAGCGTGTGCGCCTGCTCAAGACCGGCGCCGAGGCCACCGCCGCCGCCGTGCGCGCCGCGCGCCTCGTCACCGGCAAGGGCAAGATCCTCACCTGCGGCTACCACGGCTGGCACGACTGGTGGGCGGTCACGACCAAGACCGGCGGCATCCCGCCCGAACTCGCCGCCTACTCCATCGACTTCCCCTTCGGCGACACGGCTGCGTTCGAGCGCAAGTTCACCGAAAACAAAAGCGAACTCGCCGCCGTCATCCTCACGCCCGCGCTCTACGGCGCGCACCCGCCGACCGGTTTTCTCGAGACGATCCGTGCCCACACCGCCGCCGCGAAAATCCCGCTCATCTTCGACGAGATCATCACCGGCTTCCGCTGGAGCCTCGGCGGCGCGCAAGCACGCTACGGTGTCACGCCCGACCTCGCCTGCTTCGGCAAGAGCATGGCCAACGGCATGCCCATCTCCGCGCTCGTCGGCCGCGCCGAGTGGATGGACCCGATTGAGAACAACTGGATCAGCTCCACCTACTCGGGCGAACTCCTCTCGATCCGCGCCTCGCTCGCCACGATCGACGTGCTCTCGCGCGACGGTTTTTATCCCGCGCTACACGCTACCGCGCAGGCGCTGCACGACGGCTTCGTCGCGATCACGCGCCGCACCGGCGTGCGGCTCACGCACGGCGACGCGGTGCCGGCTGTCGTTTTCCAGCCCGTTGTGCCCGGTCTCTCGCTCGCGCAGGTGCAGACCATCGTGCTCACCCACGCTGCACAACACGGCGTTCTGCTCCGCCGCGATCCGAAAGGGATTTCGCTCTGCCTCATGGCCGCGCACACGCCCGAGCAGATTGCGCACACCCTCGCCGTGATCGAGGAAGCCTGCGGCCTGCTCCTCGCCGCGCCCGCCGCCCGGCCCTGA
- a CDS encoding long-chain-fatty-acid--CoA ligase, which yields MHGLMMRQPLLTSSLLQHAERCHGATEIVTRLPEGGIHRYDYRAAHRRARQLARALAVLGVQRTDRVGTLAWNTHRHFEIYYAASGSGAVVHTINPRLSLDQLAYIVGHADDRVVFFDLAFLKQVEAIAPRCAHVRHWIALTDRTHLPASALPLLCYESVVADESDDFVWPDLDELAAAALCYTSGTTGHPKGVLYTHRSTLLHAYAVSLPDSFGLSARDTVLPVVPMFHVNAWGIPYAAPLTGAKLIFPGAGLDGANLTELYTQERVTFSCGVPTVWLGVLQHLEKFGQRLPLPHRTVIGGAALPPTMARALRDDHGIEVRHGWGMTELSPVGVVNTPTSRAPLDTRGDEPQRAQGRPLAGIELRIVDDDGRTVPHDGRSRGELLARGHWVCRSYFRGEGGDPLRDDGWFPTGDVATIDADGFLQIVDRTKDLVKSGGEWISSIELENAVAAHPAIAQAAVIGVAHEKWGERPLVIAVLKASQSATASDILRHLESRVPKWWLPEDVVFVSALPVSGTGKVQKTVLRETYRAHYGAAKIGA from the coding sequence ATGCATGGCCTGATGATGCGTCAGCCGTTGCTGACTTCGTCGCTGCTCCAACACGCCGAGCGTTGCCACGGCGCCACCGAGATCGTCACCCGTCTCCCCGAAGGCGGCATTCACCGTTACGACTATCGCGCCGCGCACCGCCGCGCGCGCCAGCTCGCCCGCGCGCTCGCCGTGCTCGGCGTCCAACGCACCGACCGCGTCGGCACGCTCGCGTGGAACACGCACCGGCACTTCGAGATTTACTACGCCGCCTCCGGCTCCGGTGCCGTCGTGCACACGATCAACCCGCGCCTCTCGCTCGACCAACTCGCCTACATCGTCGGCCACGCGGACGACCGTGTCGTGTTCTTCGACCTCGCGTTCCTGAAACAGGTCGAGGCCATCGCGCCACGCTGCGCACACGTCCGGCATTGGATCGCGCTCACCGACCGCACGCACCTGCCGGCCAGCGCGCTGCCGTTGCTCTGCTACGAGAGCGTCGTCGCCGACGAGAGCGACGACTTCGTGTGGCCCGACCTCGACGAACTCGCCGCCGCCGCGCTCTGCTACACGTCCGGCACCACCGGCCACCCGAAAGGCGTGCTCTACACGCACCGCTCCACGCTGCTGCACGCTTACGCCGTGAGCCTGCCCGACTCGTTCGGCCTTTCGGCGCGCGACACCGTGCTGCCCGTCGTGCCGATGTTCCACGTCAACGCCTGGGGCATCCCCTACGCCGCTCCGCTCACCGGAGCGAAGCTCATCTTCCCCGGCGCCGGCCTCGACGGCGCGAACCTCACCGAACTCTACACGCAGGAGCGCGTCACTTTCTCCTGCGGTGTGCCGACGGTCTGGCTCGGCGTGTTGCAGCATCTCGAAAAATTCGGCCAGCGCCTGCCGCTGCCGCACCGCACTGTCATCGGCGGCGCTGCGCTCCCACCCACCATGGCGCGCGCTCTCCGCGACGATCACGGCATCGAAGTCCGTCACGGCTGGGGCATGACCGAGCTCAGCCCCGTCGGTGTCGTGAACACGCCGACCAGCCGCGCGCCGCTCGACACGCGCGGCGACGAGCCGCAGCGCGCCCAAGGCCGTCCTCTCGCCGGTATCGAGCTGCGCATCGTGGACGACGACGGCCGCACCGTGCCGCACGACGGACGCAGCCGCGGCGAACTGCTCGCGCGCGGGCACTGGGTTTGCCGGAGCTACTTTCGCGGCGAAGGCGGCGACCCGCTGCGCGACGACGGCTGGTTTCCGACCGGCGATGTCGCGACGATCGATGCCGACGGCTTCCTCCAGATCGTGGACCGCACGAAGGACCTCGTGAAATCCGGCGGCGAATGGATCAGTTCCATCGAACTGGAAAACGCCGTCGCCGCGCACCCCGCGATCGCACAGGCCGCTGTCATCGGCGTAGCGCACGAAAAATGGGGCGAGCGTCCGCTCGTCATCGCGGTGCTGAAAGCGAGCCAGAGCGCCACAGCGTCGGACATCCTCCGCCATCTCGAGTCACGCGTCCCGAAGTGGTGGCTGCCGGAGGACGTCGTCTTCGTGTCCGCGTTGCCCGTCTCCGGCACCGGGAAGGTGCAGAAAACCGTTCTGCGCGAAACCTATCGCGCGCACTACGGAGCGGCAAAGATTGGCGCCTGA
- the recJ gene encoding single-stranded-DNA-specific exonuclease RecJ: MRWNYTPVHAESVAALARQLGTSEVVAELLVRVGHLEPEPATRFLQPALATLADPFLVANLDAAVARLIRAIERRESVMVLGDYDVDGVSSTALLVDVLRRLGLQPRYVVPRRLEEGYGLTRTAIDRALETAKPDLFVALDCGTNSHDEVTHLRTLGVEVIVVDHHRSKETPTFDALLINPHVHAAEGDHAWRHCCTVGLVFKLLHGLLKSLRAQNYPGVMEIRLRDYLDLVAMGTIADLVPLAGENRIFAKHGLQVLAGTQRPGLCALMSVAGLKPENGLTPVDISFRLGPRINASGRLADASLSVDLLLSADPFFCRDIAKQLDDLNKERQEIERLITEQAEAYVEKQFADACGFVLFDEGWHPGVVGIVAGRISRKFNRPAIVLGNEGELAKGSGRGVSGVNLVELLSGCQAHLESWGGHPMAVGVSLRKARIEEFRTQFNAVIRERRGLDACEPVIELAGWLDGEQVTERLMDELDQLHPFGQGNPEPIFGVRGLRLRARPEVFKEQHFRFTAEDGRGRRLSGVAWKLAEKLPPVGQPLELAVQLNWNFYAGRKQLQIELLDWRVAP; this comes from the coding sequence ATGCGCTGGAATTATACGCCGGTCCACGCGGAAAGCGTGGCAGCCCTCGCGCGCCAGCTCGGCACGAGCGAGGTGGTCGCGGAGTTGCTCGTCCGCGTCGGCCACCTCGAGCCGGAGCCCGCCACGCGCTTCCTGCAGCCCGCACTCGCGACGCTCGCCGATCCGTTCCTGGTCGCCAACCTGGACGCCGCTGTGGCGCGCCTCATCCGCGCGATCGAGCGCCGCGAGAGCGTCATGGTGCTCGGCGACTACGACGTCGACGGCGTGAGCAGCACCGCACTGCTCGTCGACGTCCTTCGGCGCCTCGGCCTGCAACCACGCTACGTCGTGCCGCGCCGACTCGAGGAAGGCTACGGTCTCACACGCACCGCGATCGACCGCGCGCTCGAGACCGCGAAGCCGGACCTGTTCGTCGCCCTGGATTGCGGCACGAATTCCCACGACGAGGTCACGCACCTGCGCACGCTCGGCGTGGAGGTGATTGTCGTCGACCATCACCGTTCGAAAGAGACGCCGACCTTCGATGCGCTGCTGATCAACCCGCATGTGCATGCCGCCGAGGGCGACCACGCCTGGCGGCACTGCTGCACCGTCGGTCTCGTCTTCAAGCTGCTCCACGGCCTGCTCAAGAGTCTGCGCGCGCAAAACTATCCCGGCGTGATGGAAATCCGCCTGCGCGACTACCTCGATCTCGTCGCGATGGGCACGATCGCCGACCTCGTGCCGCTCGCGGGCGAGAATCGCATTTTTGCCAAGCACGGCCTGCAGGTCCTCGCCGGCACGCAGCGGCCGGGCTTGTGTGCGCTGATGTCCGTGGCGGGCTTGAAGCCCGAGAACGGCCTCACGCCAGTCGATATTTCCTTCCGCCTCGGGCCGCGCATCAATGCCAGCGGGCGGCTCGCGGATGCGTCGCTCTCGGTCGACCTGTTGCTCAGCGCCGATCCGTTCTTCTGCCGCGACATCGCGAAGCAGCTCGACGACCTGAACAAGGAGCGCCAGGAAATCGAGCGACTCATCACCGAGCAGGCGGAGGCCTACGTCGAAAAGCAGTTCGCTGACGCGTGCGGCTTCGTGCTCTTCGACGAAGGCTGGCATCCCGGCGTCGTCGGCATCGTGGCCGGCCGCATTTCCCGCAAGTTCAACCGTCCCGCCATCGTGCTCGGCAACGAAGGCGAACTCGCCAAGGGCTCCGGGCGCGGTGTCAGCGGCGTCAATCTTGTCGAGTTGCTCAGCGGTTGCCAAGCGCACCTCGAGAGCTGGGGTGGGCATCCGATGGCGGTGGGCGTTTCACTGCGCAAGGCGCGGATCGAGGAATTTCGCACGCAATTCAACGCCGTCATCCGCGAGCGGCGCGGGCTCGATGCCTGCGAGCCCGTGATCGAACTGGCGGGCTGGCTGGACGGCGAACAAGTCACCGAGCGCCTGATGGACGAGCTCGACCAGCTGCACCCGTTCGGGCAGGGCAACCCCGAGCCGATCTTCGGCGTGCGCGGGCTGCGCCTGCGCGCGCGTCCGGAGGTGTTCAAGGAGCAACATTTCCGTTTCACCGCCGAGGACGGACGCGGTCGCCGCTTGAGCGGCGTGGCGTGGAAACTGGCGGAGAAACTCCCGCCGGTCGGCCAGCCGCTGGAGCTCGCGGTGCAGCTCAACTGGAATTTCTACGCCGGCCGCAAGCAGCTGCAGATCGAGCTGCTTGATTGGCGCGTCGCGCCGTGA